One genomic region from Spirosoma sp. KCTC 42546 encodes:
- a CDS encoding DsrE family protein → MKRLNQFTNQTMLTKRLLLTFLWVVCMSATTHAQLSTTTAAKKMKFLIHITCGPDNPTKAALGFLVAKTALEEGHTVALFLAGDAVTLLKDSELDKVVGLGTGKLRDHFDAISKAGGRFYMSGMSSKARGLTDADITGKPAEFAMPTILVRLATDSDRMFTY, encoded by the coding sequence ATGAAGCGGCTTAATCAGTTCACCAATCAGACAATGCTAACGAAACGCCTTCTGCTCACCTTTTTATGGGTCGTATGTATGAGTGCAACAACCCATGCGCAACTATCAACAACTACAGCAGCTAAAAAGATGAAATTCTTAATTCATATCACGTGCGGTCCAGATAATCCTACGAAGGCTGCTTTGGGTTTTCTGGTAGCAAAAACTGCCTTAGAGGAAGGACATACCGTCGCGCTGTTTTTGGCCGGTGACGCCGTTACACTACTTAAAGACAGTGAGTTAGACAAGGTGGTTGGCTTGGGTACGGGTAAACTCCGCGACCACTTTGACGCCATTTCAAAAGCGGGCGGCCGATTTTATATGTCGGGGATGTCGTCAAAAGCACGAGGCCTGACTGATGCCGATATTACTGGAAAACCAGCTGAATTTGCTATGCCTACTATATTGGTACGGTTGGCTACTGACAGTGATCGGATGTTTACGTATTGA
- a CDS encoding DUF1059 domain-containing protein — translation MKELRCKDVGFDCPGIIQAESETEVLQLAAQHAQEVHQVLVTPEMAEQIKPLIHEAA, via the coding sequence ATGAAAGAATTACGCTGCAAAGACGTTGGGTTCGACTGCCCAGGCATTATTCAGGCCGAAAGTGAAACCGAAGTTCTTCAATTAGCTGCGCAACATGCACAGGAAGTCCATCAGGTGTTGGTTACACCAGAAATGGCGGAGCAGATTAAACCATTGATTCATGAAGCGGCTTAA
- a CDS encoding capsule assembly Wzi family protein, with the protein MKQLSLVVLLIRIVCIPLYAQQRSVYQAYVEVAGMVSTTERTPFWLRANQFGTVPYVSPIGSLRVGVTGSVSLTDTTGPKARKTPARAWVLSYAAEAVGNGGKENQLLVPEYYVKLAHRQIQLVIGRRREVIGLVDTTLTSGSYSWSGNALPIPKVQFGTKGFAPLGRRQWLAINAFIAHGWFANTDYMQHSFLHQKSVIFRVGKPASAVRVYAGINHNVQWGGHSDYLDYHYAVDGQLPGQLRDFPNVFFAIRTDGLNNPRITSFDYTNLYGNHVGSIDFGFEVRLPSATLMLYHQHSYDDASGMFFKNTPDGLTGLRIRPLRHGSSGFHIDDLLLEFLSTLNQSGSIFEPWNGLSGNDNYFNNGQYQEGWAYKSHILGTPFLTLNQDVKPEYQPISGLTVNNNRVQMAHVGMRATVARRMSLIAKVSYSRNMGSFTASFPGSPRQFSSIVQIGVPLPWLGGMALTASVAADVGQLYTNTVGGYLGLRKAVWHQ; encoded by the coding sequence ATGAAACAGTTATCCTTAGTTGTCCTGCTAATTCGTATTGTTTGTATTCCCTTATACGCCCAACAGAGAAGTGTTTATCAGGCCTATGTCGAAGTGGCAGGTATGGTATCTACTACAGAACGTACGCCGTTCTGGCTGCGCGCCAATCAATTTGGCACCGTTCCGTACGTTTCGCCGATTGGGAGCCTACGAGTTGGCGTCACAGGCTCCGTATCACTAACGGATACTACTGGCCCCAAAGCACGAAAGACGCCGGCCCGAGCCTGGGTACTGAGTTATGCGGCCGAGGCCGTGGGTAACGGGGGGAAAGAAAATCAACTACTTGTCCCGGAATACTATGTAAAACTAGCCCATCGACAAATTCAGCTTGTGATTGGTCGAAGAAGGGAAGTTATCGGTCTGGTCGATACAACCCTTACGTCCGGCTCTTATTCCTGGTCGGGGAATGCGTTGCCAATTCCTAAAGTTCAATTCGGTACAAAAGGATTTGCTCCGTTGGGGCGCAGGCAGTGGTTGGCTATTAACGCATTTATTGCCCACGGCTGGTTTGCGAATACCGATTACATGCAGCATTCATTTCTGCACCAGAAATCGGTCATATTCCGGGTTGGTAAACCAGCATCTGCCGTGCGAGTCTACGCGGGTATTAATCACAATGTTCAATGGGGTGGCCATTCCGATTATCTGGATTATCACTACGCCGTTGATGGGCAACTTCCCGGACAATTGCGGGATTTCCCAAATGTATTCTTTGCCATTCGGACAGATGGCCTTAACAACCCGCGCATCACATCCTTTGATTATACCAATCTATATGGCAATCATGTTGGTAGTATTGATTTTGGATTTGAAGTAAGACTACCATCGGCTACGCTAATGCTCTATCACCAGCATAGTTATGACGATGCGTCGGGTATGTTTTTTAAGAATACACCCGATGGCCTCACTGGTCTGCGAATCCGACCGCTGAGGCATGGTTCATCTGGTTTTCATATCGATGATTTGTTGCTTGAATTTCTATCGACGTTGAACCAGAGCGGCTCAATCTTTGAACCCTGGAATGGCCTGTCGGGAAATGATAATTATTTTAATAATGGACAATACCAGGAGGGCTGGGCGTATAAAAGTCATATTCTGGGTACGCCCTTCCTTACGTTAAATCAGGATGTTAAGCCTGAATACCAGCCTATTTCTGGTTTGACAGTCAACAACAATCGCGTCCAGATGGCACACGTAGGTATGCGGGCAACGGTCGCGCGTCGGATGAGCTTGATAGCCAAAGTGTCGTACAGCCGAAATATGGGTTCATTTACAGCTTCTTTTCCGGGTTCACCCAGGCAGTTTTCATCGATCGTCCAGATCGGCGTTCCGCTACCCTGGCTGGGAGGAATGGCCCTTACCGCATCTGTTGCTGCTGATGTTGGGCAACTATATACCAATACAGTTGGGGGATACCTTGGGCTTCGGAAGGCGGTTTGGCATCAATAA
- a CDS encoding DUF2723 domain-containing protein has protein sequence MLSFQRLNNLVGWLIFAVALLTYATTVERTASFWDCGEFIASSFKLQIPHPPGAPLFLLLGRIFSMLSLGDLTRVAYWVNMGSVLASAFTILFLFWTITLLTRKLLINRTASQSEQAYTLSDSILIIGTGAVGALAYTFSDTFWFSAVEAEVYGMSSFFTAIVLWAAFKWERITDDAAANRWLILIAYLIGLSIGVHLLNLVIVPVLALIYYVKKYPQPTFWGGTAALGIGLVILGVINASIPGLPGMAFFVERLFVNSLGLPFNSGVIFFTVVLLGALAYGIIWSIRNQRSQLNTSLLALAFLLIGYASYMQVLVRANFNPPINENNPDDVLNFRSYQNREQYGSRSLLFGPVFTARPIDQKRGAPMWKKQGDKYVIFDYQPDYIYAPGDEMLFPRLYSSQLNHPQLYRQMLGLAEGQKPTMGDNLRFLFTYQLNHMWWRYLMWNFAGRDSDEEGAGYLLPWSDNQAMPDLLKANKAHDNFYMLPFLLGLLGMLFQYMRRRHDFLIIGLLFLITGIGLQVFLNSPPSEPRERDYIYVGSFYFFAIWLGLGVLGLVEALRAFFIKFKSVTFRTEFVLGACLLVPVMMCVKSWDNHNRDHRFHSVDFAKNMLNSCAPNAILFTEGDNDTFPLWYVQEVESFRRDVRVCNLSLLGTEWYIQQMKRKTYESDAVPMSLEFDQFNRGKNDIIPFYEVDGVKHGIDLKQYISLIKTSNPAIQVPLTTGEMTNILPSSVVFLPIDKKAVDQANFVPPSLRPLLKDTLQWTLGKKDLFKPDLIMLDMIATNNWQRPIYFSSTLANDHYLNLKNYMQLEGYSYRLMPVAIPGATDGYVNTEIMYTNMMKKTFWREFDNPDVYYDDTYKGPPVISARLAFFRLADQLVREGKTDKARQVLDYSLKVMPDKSIPYDQISSNYVRFLFAVNESKKALTIADTMVTRADQNLNFARTSPGRFGSPNADLYVLQTIVEACKEANQPAAAARYEAIFQKHLTTFG, from the coding sequence ATGTTGTCATTTCAACGACTCAACAACCTGGTTGGCTGGCTCATTTTTGCCGTTGCCCTCCTCACCTACGCCACAACCGTGGAACGAACAGCCAGTTTCTGGGACTGTGGTGAATTTATTGCTTCTTCATTCAAACTCCAGATTCCTCACCCACCCGGCGCACCCTTATTCCTGTTACTGGGTCGAATCTTCTCGATGTTATCACTAGGCGACCTGACGCGCGTAGCCTATTGGGTCAATATGGGATCTGTACTGGCCAGCGCCTTCACCATTCTTTTCCTGTTCTGGACGATTACCTTACTGACCCGAAAGTTGTTGATTAATCGAACTGCCAGCCAATCCGAACAGGCATATACGCTCTCAGATAGTATACTTATTATAGGTACAGGTGCCGTTGGTGCGCTGGCCTATACATTCTCAGACACCTTCTGGTTTTCGGCCGTTGAAGCAGAAGTATACGGTATGTCGTCGTTCTTCACGGCAATTGTGTTGTGGGCGGCCTTTAAATGGGAGCGTATTACGGATGATGCAGCCGCAAACAGATGGCTTATTTTGATCGCTTATCTAATTGGTCTGTCCATCGGCGTTCACTTACTTAATCTGGTCATTGTACCTGTACTGGCGCTTATTTACTACGTTAAAAAGTACCCTCAACCAACTTTTTGGGGTGGTACTGCTGCCCTGGGCATTGGCCTAGTCATACTAGGTGTAATCAATGCGTCGATACCGGGTTTGCCAGGTATGGCTTTCTTTGTTGAACGGCTGTTTGTCAATTCACTCGGGCTTCCCTTTAATTCAGGTGTGATTTTCTTTACAGTGGTTCTTCTGGGAGCACTCGCCTATGGTATCATCTGGTCAATCCGCAACCAGCGAAGCCAGCTCAATACGTCTTTACTCGCTCTGGCGTTCCTGCTCATTGGCTACGCTTCCTACATGCAGGTACTCGTCCGGGCTAACTTTAATCCGCCTATTAATGAAAACAACCCTGATGATGTACTGAACTTTCGGTCTTATCAAAATAGGGAACAATACGGAAGCCGCTCACTGCTCTTTGGTCCGGTGTTTACGGCACGGCCCATTGATCAGAAAAGGGGAGCACCCATGTGGAAAAAACAGGGTGATAAGTACGTCATCTTCGACTATCAACCTGACTATATCTACGCACCCGGTGATGAAATGCTATTTCCGCGCCTATATAGTAGTCAACTTAATCACCCTCAGTTGTACCGCCAGATGCTGGGACTGGCAGAAGGCCAGAAGCCAACCATGGGCGATAACCTCCGGTTTTTGTTTACCTATCAGCTGAACCATATGTGGTGGCGCTACCTGATGTGGAATTTTGCCGGACGAGACAGTGATGAAGAGGGGGCCGGTTATCTGTTACCCTGGTCTGATAATCAGGCTATGCCCGACTTATTAAAAGCCAATAAAGCGCACGACAACTTTTATATGCTCCCTTTCCTGCTCGGGCTTTTGGGTATGCTCTTTCAATATATGCGCCGTCGTCACGACTTTCTGATCATCGGCTTGTTATTTCTGATAACCGGTATTGGCCTGCAAGTTTTCCTCAACTCCCCTCCCTCCGAACCGCGTGAACGTGATTATATATACGTCGGATCGTTCTATTTCTTTGCCATCTGGCTTGGCCTGGGCGTGCTTGGTCTTGTCGAAGCCTTGAGAGCTTTCTTTATCAAGTTTAAATCGGTTACGTTCCGTACAGAATTTGTTCTTGGCGCATGCCTCCTGGTGCCGGTCATGATGTGCGTTAAAAGCTGGGACAATCATAACCGGGATCACCGCTTTCACTCGGTCGACTTTGCGAAGAACATGCTCAATTCGTGCGCACCAAATGCCATCCTTTTTACCGAAGGCGATAACGATACGTTCCCACTCTGGTATGTCCAGGAAGTGGAAAGCTTTCGGCGCGATGTTCGCGTTTGTAATCTGAGTCTGCTCGGTACGGAATGGTACATTCAGCAGATGAAACGCAAGACCTATGAATCGGATGCGGTCCCGATGTCGTTGGAATTCGATCAGTTCAACCGGGGCAAAAACGATATCATACCTTTTTACGAGGTAGATGGGGTGAAGCATGGGATTGATCTAAAACAGTATATCAGTCTGATTAAGACGAGCAACCCAGCCATTCAGGTGCCCCTCACCACAGGAGAGATGACGAATATTTTACCATCCTCTGTTGTGTTTCTACCCATAGATAAAAAAGCGGTGGATCAGGCCAACTTTGTTCCGCCTTCGCTCCGGCCACTCCTGAAAGATACCTTACAGTGGACGCTTGGCAAGAAGGATCTCTTTAAACCTGATCTGATCATGCTCGACATGATTGCCACCAACAACTGGCAACGGCCAATCTATTTTTCGAGTACGCTGGCCAATGATCATTACCTCAACCTGAAAAATTATATGCAACTGGAAGGGTATAGTTACCGCCTGATGCCGGTGGCAATACCAGGCGCCACGGATGGGTACGTCAACACGGAAATTATGTATACCAACATGATGAAGAAAACGTTCTGGCGGGAGTTTGACAACCCAGACGTCTACTACGACGATACCTATAAAGGCCCTCCTGTTATATCAGCTCGACTAGCCTTTTTCCGGCTAGCCGATCAACTGGTTCGGGAAGGGAAAACTGACAAAGCCAGGCAGGTGCTCGATTACTCCCTTAAGGTCATGCCGGATAAGAGCATCCCCTACGACCAGATCTCGTCCAACTACGTCCGGTTTCTGTTTGCGGTGAACGAGTCAAAAAAGGCGCTAACCATTGCCGATACGATGGTCACACGTGCCGACCAGAACCTAAATTTTGCCCGGACTAGTCCGGGGCGATTTGGCAGCCCGAATGCAGACCTTTATGTACTGCAAACCATCGTGGAAGCCTGTAAGGAAGCCAACCAACCAGCAGCAGCGGCCCGCTATGAGGCCATTTTCCAGAAGCATCTAACTACTTTTGGCTGA
- a CDS encoding CBM35 domain-containing protein, giving the protein MALGTQLIKIYRTSDGQPLYQATTVRNTEVYPLNSAGQAAFEAAVNAGSFTLTVDNGAIIPAGTLPPLLKPGAVNSVAFSQKIQAEDANGTGISPGASGDNILRGPYRTNSEYLLYNITGAPTTASNYNLAIRYQTNTQSSGVASIIINGGTPVDFSFEGTDGGKRTYNAVISLNAGNNTIRIQGKTGTPLFQDYIIVSRPAS; this is encoded by the coding sequence ATGGCACTAGGTACACAGCTTATAAAAATTTATCGCACCAGCGATGGACAGCCGCTTTACCAGGCAACAACCGTTCGAAACACAGAGGTTTATCCCCTGAACAGTGCGGGGCAGGCAGCTTTTGAGGCAGCAGTCAATGCAGGAAGTTTTACGCTAACCGTAGATAATGGGGCTATTATACCAGCAGGAACGCTCCCTCCTTTGCTTAAGCCGGGTGCAGTAAACAGTGTTGCTTTTTCGCAAAAAATACAGGCAGAAGATGCCAACGGAACAGGAATCTCGCCTGGAGCATCAGGAGACAATATTTTACGCGGCCCTTACCGCACAAACAGCGAATATTTACTTTACAACATCACAGGGGCTCCAACTACAGCATCTAATTATAATCTGGCCATACGCTATCAGACAAACACACAGTCATCAGGCGTAGCCAGCATTATCATCAACGGAGGTACGCCGGTCGATTTTTCGTTTGAAGGAACTGATGGTGGCAAACGCACCTACAATGCCGTTATTTCACTGAACGCAGGCAACAATACCATTCGGATCCAGGGGAAGACGGGTACGCCCTTATTTCAGGATTATATTATTGTTTCCCGCCCTGCGAGCTAA
- a CDS encoding ATP-binding protein: protein MNVLNSFHFQDSALVSALLSLSKNGILVLEYVQTPAPTFLIKQANEVVQQLVEGSTASLTGAYLEQLPAPFNSPYLSQQLQAIVTAPDATANFQLTNPVTPTGLFPIYNCQLIRIDPQVLVLSIEVTNYSPDDIHFQEQILETLPTGLIIFQAVRDDTGAIADFQATYCNQIGATITRQNRADILTRPISKRYQDMQAYELYHQYANVVTTGNPHHQIQYLPNHDTWLDISVVKFADGLLVSFQDVSLGQKTASLLESILISSPAAIRYYESIRDESGQIIDFLSSTGNELATYSSLRPFQSTTGRRLLDLYPYLKGNGLFQRYVTVVETGESDHFETAYYINQSTVWLDCTAVRHGAGFVLTTLNITDRKQAQLSQQRQADLLTGVLTSSPNSILVLEAIEDQQGNINDFLIALANPATLHMLPVLLSKNLTHEDLISHTIREFLPILPASRKPEPFTILVDVVKTRQPIRRQVDYPDRGISYEYEITPFQNGVLLVTTDITTLRAYQKKLEENNAVLSRSNEHLQQFAYIASHDLQEPLRKIQSFGNLLQSQYTAQLGDGSTYLERMQVAASRMSTLIRDLLLFSRLTTKQDTLAPVSLNQVIIATLTDLELVIQETGAVVDVQSLPTILGDRTQLEQLFQNLLSNALKFRRTDLSGTPATPLIQIRSQVIAATALPPSVQPTELAVAYHRVDVSDNGIGFDDKYVDRIFQVFQRLHGRNEFDGTGIGLAICEKVVVNHGGAITASSKPGQGATFHVYLPTSTTNWRSTAND from the coding sequence ATGAACGTTTTGAATTCGTTTCATTTTCAAGATTCTGCTCTAGTCTCAGCCCTGCTCAGTTTGTCTAAAAATGGCATTCTGGTACTGGAATACGTTCAGACGCCTGCTCCAACTTTTTTGATTAAACAGGCGAATGAAGTTGTTCAGCAATTAGTGGAGGGGTCTACTGCTTCCCTTACGGGTGCCTACCTGGAGCAACTCCCAGCGCCGTTTAATTCACCCTATCTATCACAGCAACTACAGGCAATAGTAACTGCACCCGACGCAACTGCCAATTTCCAGTTGACGAATCCAGTAACGCCAACGGGTTTATTTCCTATTTATAATTGCCAATTAATACGTATCGATCCGCAGGTATTGGTGCTTTCAATTGAGGTAACCAACTATTCGCCTGACGACATTCATTTTCAGGAGCAGATACTGGAAACCTTACCTACAGGTCTGATTATTTTTCAGGCTGTGCGGGATGATACAGGGGCCATTGCTGATTTTCAGGCTACGTATTGCAATCAGATTGGAGCCACCATTACCCGTCAGAACCGGGCGGATATACTGACTCGCCCGATTAGTAAGCGCTATCAAGACATGCAGGCTTACGAACTCTATCACCAGTATGCAAACGTTGTTACGACAGGTAATCCGCATCATCAGATTCAATATTTACCAAATCACGATACCTGGCTGGATATCAGCGTCGTAAAGTTCGCTGATGGCTTGCTAGTTTCATTTCAGGACGTCAGTCTGGGGCAGAAAACAGCTTCGCTGCTCGAAAGTATACTCATCAGTTCGCCAGCCGCTATTCGTTATTACGAATCCATTCGTGATGAATCCGGCCAGATTATCGACTTCCTCAGCAGCACAGGCAATGAGTTGGCTACGTATAGTTCACTCCGGCCCTTCCAGTCTACAACCGGCAGGCGGTTACTGGATTTGTATCCTTACCTTAAGGGAAACGGGCTTTTTCAACGTTACGTAACCGTGGTAGAAACCGGCGAATCCGACCACTTCGAAACCGCTTATTACATCAATCAATCTACCGTTTGGCTTGACTGTACGGCTGTCCGCCATGGCGCTGGATTCGTACTTACTACGTTAAATATCACCGATCGAAAACAGGCTCAATTATCTCAACAGCGGCAGGCCGATCTGTTAACGGGTGTTCTTACTAGTTCGCCAAATAGCATTCTTGTACTAGAGGCTATTGAGGATCAGCAGGGAAATATTAATGACTTTCTGATTGCGCTGGCTAATCCAGCTACCCTGCACATGCTCCCGGTATTACTGAGTAAAAATTTAACCCACGAAGACCTTATAAGCCATACGATTCGGGAGTTTCTGCCAATTTTGCCAGCCAGCAGAAAACCAGAACCGTTTACTATTCTGGTCGATGTCGTTAAAACCCGGCAACCAATCCGTCGTCAGGTAGATTATCCTGATCGGGGTATATCGTATGAGTATGAGATTACGCCCTTTCAAAACGGCGTCTTGTTGGTTACCACCGATATTACCACCTTACGGGCGTATCAAAAAAAGCTAGAAGAAAACAACGCTGTATTAAGTCGTTCTAACGAGCATCTTCAGCAGTTTGCCTACATTGCCAGCCACGACTTACAGGAACCTCTGCGTAAAATTCAGTCCTTCGGCAATTTACTCCAAAGTCAATATACTGCTCAGTTAGGCGACGGAAGCACTTACCTGGAACGGATGCAGGTAGCCGCCAGCCGAATGTCTACCCTTATCCGTGACTTGCTGCTATTTTCCCGACTCACAACAAAGCAGGATACGCTGGCACCCGTATCGCTTAACCAGGTTATCATCGCAACCCTGACAGATCTGGAATTAGTCATTCAGGAAACCGGAGCCGTGGTGGATGTACAATCATTACCTACTATTCTGGGAGATCGGACACAGCTGGAACAGTTATTCCAAAACTTATTGAGCAATGCACTGAAGTTTCGCCGGACAGATTTATCCGGGACACCGGCTACGCCCCTGATTCAGATCCGTTCACAAGTCATAGCCGCCACAGCACTTCCTCCGTCCGTTCAACCCACCGAACTGGCCGTAGCGTATCACCGCGTGGATGTATCAGACAACGGGATTGGGTTTGATGACAAGTATGTAGACCGCATCTTTCAAGTTTTCCAGCGACTCCATGGCCGAAACGAATTTGATGGCACAGGCATTGGACTCGCCATCTGCGAAAAAGTAGTTGTCAATCATGGCGGAGCTATTACCGCCAGTAGTAAACCCGGCCAGGGTGCTACATTTCATGTGTATTTACCTACTTCAACTACAAATTGGCGATCCACAGCCAATGATTGA
- a CDS encoding N-acetylmuramoyl-L-alanine amidase-like domain-containing protein: MLRLFTGLSLLLISLAGQAQELVLSTSLHSLTIVGGKTSTETTINIGKQFIGRPYVPHTLDVNPTEQLVVNVLELDCTTYLETVLALSLAWQDVADKQNQVLFEQTFKKYLTKLRYRDGRIDGYASRLHYFSDWLRDNERKGLVTDVTREFAGSLSVAKAVSYMTTATYKYPHLNDPAVFKQMAQTEASLSQKPFSFIPKKNIRQAEDQLREGDIVMLTAARPGLDMKHVGLAVRQPNGRMHILHASSDQGAVVITPYPISDYVQWHKRLSGIRVARLRSSTNTTPLAVGAQ, encoded by the coding sequence ATGCTGAGACTGTTTACTGGATTATCCCTATTGCTGATATCCCTGGCTGGGCAGGCCCAGGAGCTTGTTTTGTCGACCAGCTTACACTCATTGACCATTGTTGGTGGTAAAACCTCTACTGAAACGACTATCAATATCGGAAAGCAGTTCATAGGCAGGCCCTATGTCCCGCATACGCTCGATGTAAATCCGACTGAACAGTTGGTAGTCAATGTGCTTGAGCTTGATTGCACAACCTATTTAGAAACGGTTCTGGCGCTTTCGTTAGCCTGGCAGGATGTGGCCGACAAACAGAATCAGGTGCTTTTTGAGCAAACGTTCAAAAAGTATCTAACCAAACTGCGCTACCGGGACGGTCGTATTGATGGCTATGCCAGTCGGCTACACTACTTCTCGGACTGGCTTCGTGATAATGAACGAAAAGGGCTTGTAACGGACGTCACCCGAGAGTTTGCGGGGAGTTTGTCGGTGGCCAAGGCTGTTTCGTATATGACTACGGCAACCTATAAGTATCCGCATCTGAATGACCCTGCTGTATTCAAGCAAATGGCCCAAACCGAAGCATCACTGAGTCAGAAACCCTTTTCCTTCATTCCAAAGAAGAATATCCGGCAGGCTGAGGACCAACTTCGCGAAGGTGATATTGTGATGCTGACAGCCGCTCGACCCGGTCTGGATATGAAGCATGTGGGCCTGGCTGTTCGTCAACCCAATGGGCGAATGCATATCCTACATGCATCTTCCGATCAGGGGGCAGTCGTGATTACACCTTACCCCATCAGCGATTATGTGCAGTGGCACAAGCGACTTTCTGGCATTCGTGTAGCCCGCTTGAGATCATCTACCAATACCACCCCACTAGCTGTTGGTGCACAGTAA
- a CDS encoding alpha-amylase family glycosyl hydrolase — MYTASVVPVMDKLIIYQIFTRLFGNQNTTNLTNGSRDENGVGKFNDINDAALKSIRQFGASHIWYTGIIEHATQTDYSANGIRPDDPAVVKGRAGSPYAVKDYYDVNPDLAVSVPDRMAEFDALVQRTHANGLKVIIDFVPNHVARQYQSDAKPPGVVDLGQNDDTTVGFSSGNNFYYLPGQTFVGPQDHLYSQEPKLHEFPAKVTGSGSITATPDINDWYETIKLNYGFNVFDGSCQFDPIPATWHQMLDILLFWSDKGIDGFRCDMAHLIPVEFWQWAIRQVKQRYPRLIFIAEIYDPGLYRSFIFGGGFDYLYDKVGLYDSVRRLMEGHGSCYDLTRVWQQESGDFAQHMLRFLETHDEQRIASRFFTNDPWAAIPGMTLLATMHTGPMLLYFGQEIGVRAEGVEGFSGDDGRTTIFDYWGLTDWQGYVNEGRYDGGGLTDDQRRLRLFYQQLNYLVSGSDAIQNGYFYDLQYANDNGQSAGYDAHQIYSYLRYTERQKLLIICNFSNSTTYETTVSIPNPAFGAMGLDPTGTYQFSDIFISDTQIETVGLAGVSVYLPPRAVRVLEIKS; from the coding sequence ATGTACACCGCGTCTGTTGTCCCGGTGATGGACAAACTGATTATCTACCAGATTTTTACGCGCCTGTTTGGCAATCAGAACACCACAAATCTGACCAATGGAAGCCGTGATGAGAATGGGGTCGGGAAATTTAACGACATCAATGACGCGGCTCTGAAATCAATTCGGCAGTTTGGAGCATCGCACATTTGGTATACCGGTATTATTGAACATGCTACCCAAACGGATTACTCGGCCAACGGCATTCGTCCCGATGATCCGGCGGTGGTGAAAGGTCGCGCTGGTTCTCCCTACGCCGTCAAAGATTATTACGATGTAAACCCCGACCTGGCCGTTAGTGTACCCGATCGGATGGCCGAATTCGATGCGCTGGTGCAGCGTACGCACGCGAATGGTCTGAAGGTGATCATCGATTTTGTACCCAACCATGTTGCCCGTCAGTACCAGTCCGACGCGAAACCTCCTGGTGTTGTGGATCTGGGGCAGAATGACGATACAACAGTTGGGTTTTCGTCGGGGAACAATTTCTATTATTTGCCGGGACAAACCTTTGTTGGTCCGCAGGACCACTTATATAGCCAGGAGCCTAAGCTGCATGAGTTTCCGGCTAAGGTTACCGGTAGCGGGTCTATTACAGCCACCCCCGATATAAATGACTGGTACGAAACGATAAAGCTTAATTACGGCTTTAATGTGTTTGATGGAAGCTGCCAGTTCGATCCAATTCCGGCAACCTGGCATCAGATGCTCGATATTCTGTTGTTCTGGTCTGATAAAGGCATTGACGGCTTCCGATGCGACATGGCCCATTTAATTCCGGTAGAGTTCTGGCAATGGGCGATCCGCCAGGTTAAGCAGCGCTACCCGCGCCTGATTTTTATTGCTGAAATCTATGATCCAGGCTTGTATCGATCCTTTATTTTCGGGGGTGGGTTCGATTACCTGTACGATAAAGTTGGGTTATACGATTCCGTTCGGCGGTTGATGGAAGGCCATGGCTCCTGCTATGATCTTACGCGTGTGTGGCAACAGGAGTCTGGCGACTTTGCTCAGCATATGCTCCGGTTTTTGGAAACCCATGACGAACAGCGGATCGCTTCCCGTTTTTTTACGAACGATCCGTGGGCAGCTATTCCGGGCATGACGCTGCTGGCAACCATGCATACAGGCCCTATGTTGCTGTATTTCGGGCAGGAAATAGGGGTGCGGGCTGAAGGCGTTGAAGGATTCAGCGGTGATGATGGGCGAACAACCATATTCGATTACTGGGGCCTGACCGACTGGCAAGGCTATGTGAATGAGGGGCGTTATGATGGCGGTGGACTTACCGATGATCAACGACGGTTGCGGTTGTTTTACCAGCAATTGAATTACCTGGTCAGTGGCTCCGATGCGATTCAGAATGGGTATTTCTACGATTTGCAATACGCCAATGATAATGGCCAAAGCGCGGGCTACGATGCCCACCAGATTTATAGCTACCTGCGTTATACCGAACGCCAGAAACTACTGATCATCTGTAATTTCTCGAATTCTACAACCTACGAAACAACCGTTAGTATTCCGAACCCTGCTTTTGGCGCGATGGGGCTGGACCCCACCGGTACCTACCAGTTCAGTGATATTTTTATAAGTGATACCCAGATTGAAACCGTCGGCCTGGCAGGCGTATCCGTTTATCTGCCGCCCCGAGCCGTACGAGTGCTGGAAATTAAATCGTAG